The following DNA comes from Streptomyces sp. NBC_00690.
TCAGGTCCATCAGGACCTGAGCGTCGACCTGGGGGGTGCCGCCGGCCGCGGCGGGCGGTTGGACGGCGGTGATGTGCAACAGGTCGATACGGTGGCGCAGGCGGGGTGGCATGACCTGGCGGAGGGTGGCCAGCGCGCGGGTGGCGTCTTCGGCGACGGTGGTGCTGGCGGCCGCGGTCTGCAGCGCGACGGCCAGGGCGACGGCCTGGTTGTCGTCGAACAGCATGGGCGGCAGGTGAGTGCCGGCCTCCAGGCGGTAGCCGCCGGCTGGTCCTTTGAGGGTCTTGATCGGGTAGTCGAGTTCGCGCAGGCGGTCGATGTCACGGCGCACCGTGCGCGACGTGATGCCGAGACGTTCGGCGAGATCATCGCCGGACCAGTCACGGGGTGTTTGAAGGAGGGAGAGCAGCGCGAGGAGCCGGGCAGATGTTTTATGCATGGCACTCATACTCCCTGAAGTACCGGACACAACCTGTCCTCTACCTCTGCCATCGTGGCATACGAGCCGTTCGGGAGGCATCGCTCCTCCTGGTCACGGCAGCCGCCGCTGGAGCTGGGACGGTAGGCGGTGTATTCATCACATCGAGCAAGGAGCAGGTCATGTCCGTCACGACCACCACTCACCTGAACTTCCGGGGCACCGCACGTGAGGCGCTGGACTTCTACCAGTCCGTCTTCGGCGGGCGTACTGTCGCGGTCACCTACAAGGACGCGGGCGCCGTGCAGGACGAGAGTGAGGCGGACTGGGTGATGTGGGGCGAGGTGGCCGGCGACAACGGCTTCCACGTCATGGCCTACGACGTGCCCTCGCGGCTCCCCTGGAACCAGGGCGAGAACCCGTTCTTCGTCTCCGTGCGTGGCGACGAAGCCGAGGAGATCAGCGCCCTGTGGGGCAAGCTCGCCGAGCGCTCGACCATCGTGCGTCCGCTGGAGCCCGCGCAGTGGGCACCGCTGTACGGCATGCTCACCGACCGCTTCGGCATCACCTGGGTCCTGGACGTCACCGCTCCGTACAACGACTGAACCGACCCCATCACCACCGTGGACGGCTGCGACGGGAAGCCGTGGGCGCACTCCTGCCCGGCAGCGGCGCTCGGCCCGACTGCTCCTGGAGATCCTGTGCCACGGCGACGGCGCCTGCCTGCATGACATTGAGGTCGAGGCCGGCGCCACGAAGGCGTTCCCAGTGGGGCGATCGGTCCACCAACAACGGAAGGCGCTGCGGACGGGTGAGTTTGAGGAGCAGCGCAAAACCCAACTCGACGCGCCAGAAACCGGGACGGAGTGGAAACCCGGCGCTCTTCGCTCTGAGCGACAAGTGGTGGCCAGGTCCCACCCACAGAACCACTCCGCCAACCACCGCGCGCCATCACACCAGCGGTGGCGACGCACCGACGCGCACCAGTGCAGCGCACTCCCCCACCCGACGGTGCGCACCGAGTGGACTCCCCCCATCCGGGGCGCGCACCACGATGCCCCCCCACCACCACCAGGTGCGCACGAACTCGCGCACTCCCACCCGGCAGAGCGCGCTGCGGGCCCCAGAGGGAGCGGCATCGTCCGAGCCGCGCACCCCCTACACACGGTGCACGCTACGCAGGGAGCGAGAGATCACCCCGTCGCCACCGCCCATCGCGGGGCCCGTGCATGGCCCCGCTGGCGCGGTAGCGGACGTGGTCTAGGGGAAACGTCGAGAAACTCGCAGAAACCCGTCGCTGGACAAGGGTTGCTTTCCACCCGAGGACGGATCGGAATCCGGCTGCGCACCTGGTCAAGGGGCAGCGCACCGAGCGCACGACACCCGATGCGCCGTCACCCACTGTGTACGCACCGGGCCGAGTGGCGTGAGAAGGGCGGGCACTGGGGCTCGCGCCTGGCCTGGCGCCTCGGTCCGCAGTGCAGGGGCGGGGCATGCCTGCCGTCATCCCGGGTGTCGGGCGGCTTCTTCACCCGTTCCG
Coding sequences within:
- a CDS encoding VOC family protein, giving the protein MSVTTTTHLNFRGTAREALDFYQSVFGGRTVAVTYKDAGAVQDESEADWVMWGEVAGDNGFHVMAYDVPSRLPWNQGENPFFVSVRGDEAEEISALWGKLAERSTIVRPLEPAQWAPLYGMLTDRFGITWVLDVTAPYND